The following proteins are co-located in the Camelina sativa cultivar DH55 chromosome 12, Cs, whole genome shotgun sequence genome:
- the LOC104731244 gene encoding uncharacterized protein LOC104731244 produces the protein MAYTNKVKAAAAVATVVLFLAVTIADAQSMPPMPKLNPVCALADLPHIIELCYFNLDLKPSEECCTDLKSAGSTQVTCLCDNFLAHPSNASVTQARYDLVHEACGVFEKYACKGGDANGGSTNMIAASMGLFGLVASFFF, from the exons ATGGCTTACACAAACAAAGTTAAGGCAGCGGCTGCGGTTGCCACAGTGGTGCTGTTTCTAGCGGTTACGATCGCGGATGCACAGTCTATGCCGCCAATGCCAAAGCTGAATCCTGTGTGTGCGTTGGCGGATCTCCCACACATCATCGAACTTTGCTACTTTAATTTGGATTTGAAGCCATCTGAAGAATGCTGCACTGATCTCAAATCGGCGGGCAGCACGCAAGTGACTTGTCTCTGCGACAACTTCCTTGCACATCCTTCCAACGCTAGCGTCACCCAAGCTCGCTACGACCTAGTCCACGAGGCCTGTGGCGTTTTCGAGAAATATGCCTGTAAAG GAGGAGACGCCAACGGAGGATCAACGAACATGATTGCTGCATCAATGGGTCTATTTGGTTTGGTTGcaagtttcttcttttaa
- the LOC104731245 gene encoding auxin-responsive protein SAUR36-like, protein MKRLRGFKIGHRFVKIFKWIIRSRRNQTGKRQCLTGILNPVTRIYYLARRCLRRGANRLCGGGMKPGQTRLGDEQKTPAVPKGHLVVHVGESGDDTRRVVVPVIYFNHPLFGELLEQAERVYGFEQPGRIMIPCRVSDFEKVQMRIAAWDHSRRKRTFKIL, encoded by the coding sequence ATGAAGAGGCTCCGAGGTTTCAAGATCGGACACAGATTTGTCAAGATCTTCAAATGGATAATCCGAagtagaagaaaccaaaccgGGAAACGCCAATGCCTAACCGGAATTCTCAACCCGGTCACAAGAATCTACTATTTAGCACGGCGGTGTCTCCGTCGTGGAGCTAATAGACTCTGCGGAGGAGGAATGAAACCGGGTCAGACCCGGTTAGGTGACGAGCAGAAGACGCCGGCGGTTCCTAAAGGACATTTAGTGGTTCACGTTGGGGAATCCGGCGACGATACGCGGCGTGTGGTGGTTCCGGTGATTTACTTTAACCATCCTCTGTTCGGAGAGTTGCTGGAGCAGGCGGAGCGGGTTTACGGGTTTGAGCAACCGGGTCGGATTATGATACCTTGTCGTGTATCGGATTTTGAAAAGGTTCAGATGAGGATCGCCGCATGGGATCATTCCCGACGGAAGAGAACTTTTAAGATTCTCTAA